Proteins encoded together in one Anoxybacillus flavithermus window:
- a CDS encoding tyrosine-type recombinase/integrase has product MLLKFAIQDFLDDRKFKNVTSKTIESYKNILKHFFDFCNENEVLNVQDVTPNTIKKYLLHCQNRGNNSTTTNTKLQRIRAFFNYMIEIEVIDKNPAEKIQRAKEDIKIDVFSDYHIKQMLNYYRRIKQREKAFYAYRDYAIIVTLLGTGLRLSELCSLKWTDVDFVNQTLTVFGKSRKRETIPVTEKLVKELSSYKLYCEQYFGAENLSEYVFTNRYNKQLTPNAVQNIFKRLAKIMNFKDVRLSSHTFRHTFCHRLAMSGMSAFAIQKLMRHQNINVTMRYVAMWGNDLKEQNDKYNPLNNLDI; this is encoded by the coding sequence TTGTTGCTTAAATTTGCGATTCAAGATTTTTTAGACGATAGAAAATTTAAGAACGTTACTTCTAAAACTATCGAGAGTTACAAAAACATTTTAAAACATTTCTTTGATTTTTGTAATGAAAATGAAGTATTAAATGTTCAAGATGTCACTCCGAACACGATCAAGAAATATTTGCTTCATTGTCAAAACAGAGGAAACAACTCCACCACTACAAACACAAAACTTCAACGAATTAGAGCATTTTTCAATTACATGATTGAAATTGAAGTAATTGATAAAAATCCAGCGGAAAAAATTCAAAGAGCAAAGGAAGATATTAAAATTGATGTTTTTTCTGATTATCACATAAAGCAAATGCTGAATTATTATAGACGAATTAAACAAAGAGAAAAGGCGTTCTATGCTTATCGTGATTATGCAATAATTGTAACCTTGCTTGGTACAGGTTTAAGATTATCTGAATTATGTTCTTTAAAATGGACAGATGTTGATTTTGTCAATCAAACATTAACGGTTTTTGGTAAAAGTCGTAAACGTGAAACAATTCCAGTTACGGAAAAATTGGTTAAAGAATTATCATCTTACAAATTGTATTGTGAGCAATATTTCGGTGCTGAAAATTTGAGTGAGTATGTTTTTACGAATAGATACAATAAACAACTTACACCAAACGCAGTACAGAATATTTTTAAGCGTCTAGCGAAAATCATGAATTTCAAAGATGTACGTCTATCGTCTCATACGTTTCGACACACATTTTGTCACAGATTAGCCATGTCGGGCATGTCGGCATTTGCTATCCAGAAACTCATGCGCCACCAAAATATTAATGTTACAATGCGTTACGTTGCAATGTGGGGGAATGACTTAAAAGAACAAAATGATAAGTATAATCCGCTTAACAATTTAGATATTTAG
- a CDS encoding HD domain-containing protein produces the protein MRRVTLTDIFLHPITQKYLKRSGVAHAIATAYHAYRLALLYGVNVDLATKAALLHDIGHYEWYSNGTWDYETYKQNDIHAIKGAERAHKLLIRLGEHPQHAKEIALAILLHTDSYLPEGELKRKPLQTIVKLADEADEEPGGKHHYRQIDDKLALKKIQQLDRMVEQQMKRDALDQIS, from the coding sequence ATGAGACGTGTCACATTAACTGACATCTTCCTTCACCCCATCACCCAAAAATATTTAAAACGTTCAGGCGTCGCGCACGCCATTGCGACCGCATATCATGCGTATCGCCTTGCCTTGCTTTATGGAGTGAATGTTGATTTAGCAACAAAAGCCGCATTGCTTCATGATATCGGGCATTATGAATGGTACTCTAATGGAACATGGGACTATGAAACATATAAACAAAACGACATTCATGCGATTAAAGGGGCGGAGCGAGCACATAAACTGCTTATTCGACTCGGTGAACATCCTCAACATGCGAAAGAAATTGCCCTCGCCATTTTGCTTCACACCGATTCGTACCTTCCAGAAGGAGAATTAAAACGAAAGCCGCTCCAAACGATCGTGAAGCTCGCTGATGAAGCGGATGAGGAACCGGGCGGTAAACATCATTATCGCCAAATCGATGACAAACTCGCCTTGAAAAAAATTCAACAACTTGATCGCATGGTCGAACAGCAAATGAAGCGTGACGCGCTCGACCAAATTAGCTAA